From one Streptomyces sp. R41 genomic stretch:
- a CDS encoding HAD family acid phosphatase, giving the protein MKEKSSRPLAVFDLDGTLADTAHRQRFLERKPRDWDAFFAAAPQDPPLAEGIALAQESAEECEVVYLTGRPERCRRDTVDWLAAQGLPDGRIWMRRNDDRRPARHTKLEILRRLARNREIRVLVDDDELVCEDAERAGFRVVRARWAATSEALKDAQEREGRT; this is encoded by the coding sequence GTGAAGGAGAAGAGCAGCAGACCACTGGCCGTGTTCGACCTGGACGGCACACTCGCGGACACCGCGCACCGGCAGCGGTTCCTGGAGCGCAAACCGCGGGACTGGGACGCGTTCTTCGCGGCCGCGCCGCAGGACCCGCCGCTGGCCGAGGGCATCGCGCTGGCGCAGGAGAGCGCGGAGGAGTGCGAGGTGGTCTACCTCACCGGCCGCCCCGAGCGGTGCCGCCGGGACACCGTCGACTGGCTGGCCGCGCAGGGGCTGCCCGACGGGCGCATCTGGATGCGGCGCAACGACGACCGCAGGCCCGCCCGGCACACCAAGCTGGAGATCCTGCGCCGACTGGCCCGCAATCGTGAGATCCGCGTCCTCGTGGACGACGACGAGCTCGTCTGCGAGGACGCGGAGCGGGCGGGCTTCAGGGTCGTACGGGCGCGCTGGGCTGCCACGTCAGAGGCGCTCAAGGACGCGCAGGAGCGGGAGGGTCGGACCTGA
- a CDS encoding dodecin: MSENTYRVTEIVGTSHEGVDQAIRNGITRASQTLRNLDWFEVTQVRGQIENGQIEHYQVGLKVGFRLEEGD, from the coding sequence ATGTCCGAGAACACGTACCGGGTCACCGAGATCGTCGGCACCTCCCACGAGGGCGTCGACCAGGCGATTCGCAACGGCATCACCCGCGCCTCGCAGACTCTGCGCAACCTGGACTGGTTCGAGGTCACGCAGGTCAGGGGGCAGATCGAGAACGGGCAGATCGAGCACTACCAGGTCGGCCTGAAGGTCGGCTTCCGGCTGGAGGAGGGCGACTGA
- a CDS encoding GntR family transcriptional regulator: MDGVLKRERVRDFLLGLVEDRGPGAAIPSERTLCAELGVSRPTLRAAVDELVATGLLVREHGRGMFVAPAKITQEIVPDRQTASVPLATGSWSSRVLELATIRAGARIGRKLRMSPAAELVYIARLRLVDGSPMAIEHLHIPAALVPTLTPAELEAGDLYTHLREHHQVHVHEATQSIEPTVVSEAEAKVLGVPVLSPALLIERLTTDTSDRPVEYVHSLYRGDRYRIVSRLSLGSHHGRTARDAPEDFTQGIPDISRTAALWGTVE; encoded by the coding sequence ATGGACGGCGTACTGAAACGGGAGCGGGTCCGCGACTTCCTGCTCGGACTCGTCGAGGACCGCGGCCCCGGGGCGGCCATTCCCTCCGAGCGCACGCTCTGCGCCGAACTCGGCGTCTCGCGGCCCACGTTGCGTGCCGCCGTCGACGAACTCGTCGCCACCGGACTGCTGGTGCGCGAGCACGGGCGGGGCATGTTCGTGGCGCCCGCGAAGATCACCCAGGAGATCGTTCCGGACCGGCAGACGGCGAGCGTGCCGCTGGCCACCGGCAGCTGGTCGAGCCGTGTGCTGGAGCTGGCGACGATCCGCGCGGGCGCCAGGATCGGCCGGAAGCTGCGGATGTCACCGGCCGCCGAGCTGGTCTACATCGCGCGGCTGCGGCTGGTCGACGGCTCCCCCATGGCGATCGAGCATCTGCACATCCCGGCCGCGCTGGTGCCCACGCTCACCCCCGCGGAACTGGAGGCCGGAGACCTCTACACCCATCTGCGGGAGCACCACCAGGTCCATGTCCACGAGGCGACCCAGTCGATCGAGCCGACCGTCGTCAGCGAGGCCGAGGCCAAGGTGCTGGGGGTTCCGGTCCTCTCCCCCGCGCTGCTGATCGAGCGCCTGACCACGGACACCTCCGACCGCCCGGTGGAGTACGTGCACTCCCTCTACCGGGGCGACCGCTACCGCATCGTCTCGCGGCTGTCGCTGGGCTCGCACCACGGCCGTACGGCCCGGGACGCACCCGAGGACTTCACCCAGGGCATCCCCGACATCTCGCGGACCGCCGCGCTGTGGGGCACCGTGGAATGA
- a CDS encoding beta-N-acetylhexosaminidase: MPAVDVPLLPVPSQLAVRSGQFTFDERTSLTVAPGTEAAAALLRELLAPATGLPLPATADGQLTFALDPTLTALGREGYGLTVTPDAVLLYAADPTGLLRAVQTLRQLLPPDALAGSPVRGVAWTLPCVRITDVPRYAWRGAMLDVARHYQPASYIRRFIDRLALHKLNTLHLHLTDDQGWRMPVAAYPKLTEIGARRAQTRGDGIPHGGSYTRSELSGLVAHAAARGVTVVPEIDMPGHVRAALAAYPELGNDPDRRLDVWTEWGVSEHVLGVHDQALDFCRTVLEEVMDTFPAPYIHVGGDECPTTEWAAQPDARRRALEEGLAGPEQLHGWFMGRVGEFLVRRGRKPLGWCEDGVTLPRSFTVLPWRDAADGLVAARRGHDVVMAPHRATYFDYAESASREEPPAQPGPPIGLDAVHAFRPAPADWEPEAAAQVLGAQAQLWTEYLPTPAHIEYRAFPRLCALAENAWSAPRPWPDFTHRLRHHRVRLHVLGVPLHPPRREPRLPALREETHR, encoded by the coding sequence ATGCCCGCAGTCGACGTTCCGCTGCTTCCCGTCCCGAGCCAACTCGCTGTGCGGTCGGGGCAGTTCACTTTCGACGAGCGCACCAGCCTCACGGTGGCACCCGGCACCGAGGCGGCCGCCGCGCTGTTGCGCGAACTCCTCGCCCCCGCCACCGGGCTGCCGCTGCCCGCGACCGCCGACGGACAGCTCACCTTCGCCCTCGACCCGACGCTCACCGCCCTCGGCCGGGAGGGATACGGCCTCACCGTCACCCCCGACGCCGTACTCCTGTACGCGGCCGACCCCACCGGCCTGCTGCGCGCGGTCCAGACCCTGCGCCAACTGCTGCCACCCGACGCCCTCGCCGGCAGCCCCGTACGCGGTGTCGCCTGGACCCTGCCCTGCGTGCGGATCACCGACGTACCGCGATACGCGTGGCGCGGGGCGATGCTCGACGTGGCCCGGCACTACCAACCCGCCTCGTACATAAGGCGATTCATCGACCGGCTGGCGCTGCACAAGCTCAACACCCTGCATCTGCACCTCACCGACGACCAGGGCTGGCGCATGCCCGTCGCCGCCTACCCCAAGCTCACCGAGATCGGCGCCCGGCGCGCGCAGACCCGCGGGGACGGCATCCCGCACGGCGGCAGCTACACGCGGTCCGAGCTGAGCGGACTGGTCGCCCACGCGGCCGCGCGGGGCGTCACCGTCGTACCCGAGATCGACATGCCCGGCCATGTCCGGGCCGCCCTCGCCGCCTACCCCGAGCTCGGCAACGACCCCGACCGCCGGCTCGACGTGTGGACCGAGTGGGGTGTGTCCGAGCATGTGCTGGGCGTCCACGACCAGGCCCTGGACTTCTGCCGCACCGTCCTCGAGGAGGTCATGGACACCTTCCCCGCGCCGTACATCCACGTCGGCGGCGACGAGTGCCCCACCACCGAATGGGCGGCGCAGCCGGATGCGCGAAGGCGGGCGCTGGAGGAGGGGCTCGCCGGGCCCGAGCAGCTCCACGGCTGGTTCATGGGGCGCGTCGGGGAGTTCCTCGTACGCCGTGGACGCAAGCCCCTCGGCTGGTGCGAGGACGGGGTGACCCTGCCCCGCTCCTTCACCGTGCTGCCCTGGCGGGACGCGGCGGACGGCCTGGTCGCGGCCCGGCGCGGCCACGACGTGGTGATGGCGCCCCACCGGGCCACCTACTTCGACTACGCCGAGTCGGCGAGCCGCGAGGAGCCGCCCGCCCAGCCGGGGCCGCCGATCGGTCTCGACGCCGTGCATGCCTTCCGTCCCGCCCCCGCCGACTGGGAGCCCGAAGCCGCCGCCCAAGTCCTCGGCGCCCAGGCTCAGTTGTGGACGGAGTATCTGCCCACGCCCGCGCACATCGAGTACCGGGCGTTCCCGCGGCTGTGCGCTCTCGCCGAGAACGCCTGGTCGGCACCCCGACCCTGGCCGGACTTCACGCATCGGCTGCGGCATCACCGGGTACGCCTGCACGTCCTCGGCGTACCGCTTCATCCCCCACGACGGGAGCCACGGCTCCCGGCCCTCCGAGAGGAGACACATCGATGA
- a CDS encoding cellulose binding domain-containing protein — translation MRTAIGVAAAAGLALAGLTALPATAAADGLSVQYRTSATGASADQSEPWLKVTNTGSGSLQLSEVKIRYYFKADSASTTYRFACSWAVKGCSNITGAFGTLSQPTATADRYLEIGFTSGAGSLAAGTDTGDMQLRFYRSDWQTLNQSDDYSFGAAQTSYANWDKVTATRANTLVWGSAPAGNDPDPDPDPTDPPAGGAALFDDFNYTGHTDPKISEHGWNVRSNSGGPGVPGATWAPENVTFVSSGGNSVMNLETSTAGTGASTEQTEVLTKATKFKNGTYAARVKFADAPKTGPDGDHLVQTFFTINDLTAPMADDYSEYDFEYLPNGGWGEPSNILYTTSWETYNPDPWQAVNQHTEGRQSYSGWHDLVLTIDGSSIKYYIDGQLFGTHDAAYLPERPMSINFNQWLIDLAGQTSATPRAYDEQVDYVLHVKDQVLSPAQVTAKVAAYRSAGTAFEDTVPGS, via the coding sequence ATGCGTACGGCAATAGGCGTCGCGGCAGCCGCCGGGCTCGCCCTCGCCGGACTCACCGCCCTGCCCGCCACCGCGGCCGCCGACGGCCTCAGCGTGCAGTACCGCACCAGCGCGACCGGTGCGAGCGCCGACCAGAGCGAGCCCTGGCTGAAGGTCACCAACACCGGCAGCGGGTCACTGCAGTTGAGCGAGGTCAAGATCCGCTACTACTTCAAGGCGGACTCGGCGAGCACCACTTATCGCTTCGCGTGTTCCTGGGCGGTGAAGGGCTGCTCGAACATCACCGGCGCCTTCGGAACGCTCTCGCAGCCGACGGCGACGGCCGACCGGTACCTGGAGATCGGCTTCACCTCCGGCGCGGGCAGCCTGGCGGCCGGGACCGACACCGGCGACATGCAGCTGCGCTTCTACCGCTCCGACTGGCAGACCCTGAACCAGAGCGACGACTACTCCTTCGGCGCCGCGCAGACCTCGTACGCGAACTGGGACAAGGTGACGGCGACCCGCGCGAACACGCTCGTCTGGGGGTCCGCTCCCGCGGGCAACGACCCCGACCCGGACCCCGATCCGACCGACCCGCCCGCCGGCGGTGCCGCGCTCTTCGACGACTTCAACTACACCGGCCACACGGATCCGAAGATCTCCGAGCACGGCTGGAACGTCCGCTCCAACTCCGGTGGCCCCGGAGTGCCCGGCGCGACCTGGGCCCCGGAGAACGTCACCTTCGTGAGCTCCGGCGGCAACTCGGTGATGAACCTGGAGACATCGACCGCGGGGACCGGCGCCTCGACGGAACAGACCGAAGTCCTCACCAAGGCCACGAAGTTCAAGAACGGGACGTACGCGGCACGCGTCAAGTTCGCCGACGCGCCCAAGACGGGGCCGGACGGCGACCACCTCGTCCAGACGTTCTTCACCATCAACGACCTCACGGCGCCGATGGCCGACGACTACTCCGAGTACGACTTCGAGTATCTGCCCAACGGCGGCTGGGGCGAGCCCTCGAACATCCTCTACACGACGTCCTGGGAGACCTACAACCCGGACCCGTGGCAGGCCGTCAACCAGCACACCGAGGGCCGCCAGAGCTACAGCGGCTGGCACGACCTGGTCCTGACGATCGACGGCAGCAGCATCAAGTACTACATCGACGGACAGCTCTTCGGTACGCACGACGCCGCGTATCTGCCCGAGCGTCCCATGTCGATCAACTTCAACCAGTGGCTCATCGACCTGGCCGGGCAGACCAGTGCGACACCCCGCGCCTACGACGAGCAGGTCGACTACGTGCTGCACGTCAAGGACCAGGTCCTCAGCCCCGCCCAGGTGACCGCCAAGGTCGCCGCGTACCGCAGCGCCGGGACCGCCTTCGAGGACACCGTGCCGGGGAGCTGA
- a CDS encoding extracellular solute-binding protein has product MRHRLLAVVCVAASLLTACGALPEGGAERRTVTVWLMKDSASKEFLKRFTEDFERTHGDLRLDIRIQEWTGIGEKVQAALKREEKGAPDVIEVGNTQVAQYVDGGGLSDLTLESMRDWGMNDWLPGLAEPGRFNTRQFGIPWYAANRVVIYRKDLFARAGIKQPPKTRDQWLADTGRLNSSGNQGIYLAGQDWYTLAGLIWDEGGDLAKKGSTGAWEGTLQTPSALRGMDFYRRLQALGEGPMNADEEHPPQAGVFAKGRVAQLVAVPGLAQAIERANPALKGKLGFFPVPGRTAAEPGAVFTGGSDLVVPKNTDDRLGATAVVAALAGAKWQTELARTMSYVPNKTTLAGAVAGDEGVAAMAAGAAQGRATPSSPQWAAVEADNPIKAYMTKVLTGSDPATEAWRASDRITRALAEEGE; this is encoded by the coding sequence GTGAGACACCGCCTCCTCGCCGTCGTGTGCGTTGCCGCCTCCCTGCTCACCGCCTGCGGTGCCCTGCCGGAAGGCGGCGCGGAGCGGCGGACCGTGACGGTGTGGCTGATGAAGGACAGCGCGTCCAAGGAGTTCCTGAAGCGGTTCACCGAGGACTTCGAGCGGACGCACGGCGATCTGCGGCTCGACATCCGCATCCAGGAGTGGACCGGGATCGGCGAGAAGGTCCAGGCGGCGCTCAAACGCGAGGAGAAGGGCGCACCCGACGTCATCGAGGTCGGCAACACCCAGGTCGCTCAGTACGTGGACGGCGGCGGACTGAGCGACCTGACCCTCGAGTCGATGCGCGACTGGGGCATGAACGACTGGCTGCCGGGCCTCGCCGAGCCCGGCCGCTTCAACACCCGCCAGTTCGGCATCCCCTGGTACGCGGCCAACCGCGTCGTCATCTACCGCAAGGACCTGTTCGCGCGGGCCGGTATCAAGCAGCCGCCGAAGACCCGTGACCAGTGGCTCGCGGACACCGGTCGGCTCAACTCCTCCGGTAACCAGGGGATTTATCTCGCGGGACAGGACTGGTACACCCTCGCCGGGCTCATCTGGGACGAGGGCGGCGACCTCGCCAAGAAGGGCTCCACCGGGGCCTGGGAGGGCACGCTGCAGACGCCGTCCGCGCTGCGGGGCATGGACTTCTACCGGCGTCTGCAGGCACTCGGCGAGGGGCCGATGAATGCCGACGAGGAACACCCGCCGCAGGCCGGGGTGTTCGCGAAGGGAAGAGTCGCCCAGCTCGTGGCCGTGCCCGGGCTCGCTCAGGCCATCGAGCGGGCCAATCCCGCCCTGAAGGGGAAGCTGGGCTTCTTCCCCGTCCCCGGCAGGACGGCGGCCGAGCCCGGCGCGGTCTTCACCGGCGGCTCCGACCTCGTGGTGCCCAAGAACACCGACGACCGGCTGGGTGCCACGGCCGTCGTCGCGGCACTCGCCGGCGCCAAGTGGCAGACCGAGCTGGCCCGGACGATGAGCTACGTGCCCAACAAGACCACCCTCGCCGGAGCGGTGGCGGGCGATGAGGGAGTCGCGGCCATGGCGGCGGGCGCCGCGCAGGGCCGGGCGACCCCTTCCTCGCCCCAGTGGGCCGCCGTCGAGGCCGACAACCCGATCAAGGCCTACATGACGAAGGTCCTCACCGGATCCGACCCGGCGACGGAGGCCTGGCGAGCCTCCGACCGCATCACGCGGGCGCTGGCGGAAGAGGGCGAGTGA
- a CDS encoding helix-turn-helix domain-containing protein, whose protein sequence is MAETAAALRTVAHNVKAARTRAGLSLDELSRRAQVSKGALVGLEKAQGNPNLATLVRLADTLGISVSALMQGPSEGRVRVVAADSVAPLWTGEGGSEARLMLTTSGPAPVEVWRWRLEPDEEYPSHPHQAGVVETVSVTSGRMILVVDGTDHTIEAGQTATFDGDTPHTYRGSGTETCHLIMTVHLPPGPASTT, encoded by the coding sequence ATGGCCGAGACGGCCGCAGCCCTGCGAACGGTCGCGCACAACGTCAAGGCGGCCCGCACTCGCGCGGGCCTGTCCCTGGACGAGCTCAGTCGACGCGCCCAGGTGAGCAAGGGCGCCCTGGTGGGGCTGGAGAAAGCCCAGGGCAACCCCAACCTGGCCACCCTGGTCCGGCTGGCCGACACCCTCGGCATTTCGGTGTCCGCCCTGATGCAGGGACCGTCCGAAGGCCGCGTCCGCGTCGTAGCCGCCGACTCAGTGGCACCGCTGTGGACCGGAGAAGGCGGCAGCGAGGCCCGGCTCATGCTGACGACCTCGGGCCCGGCCCCTGTCGAGGTCTGGCGCTGGCGACTGGAGCCGGATGAGGAATACCCCAGCCACCCCCACCAGGCCGGAGTCGTGGAAACCGTCAGCGTCACCTCCGGCCGCATGATCCTGGTCGTCGACGGCACCGATCACACCATCGAAGCCGGGCAGACCGCCACGTTCGACGGTGACACCCCTCATACCTACCGCGGCTCGGGCACCGAAACCTGCCACCTGATCATGACAGTCCACCTGCCCCCGGGCCCCGCTTCCACAACCTGA
- a CDS encoding EamA family transporter, whose protein sequence is MIALLLALGSSLAYGCADFLGGLGARKAHVLRTVMVAAPASLAVELLLWPVLGASFSSAAFGWGAASGVASAAAFALLYRTLAIGPMNVLSPVTALVSAALPVGVGLLQGEHLAAAGLVGLPLALLAVVLVSAGHGAGSAHPSRTALLLAFGAGAAIALQLIFLHQTPSDSGVAPLIVGRAVSSAVTLIAAGLMRRKLGSERPAYAMSAAAGVLDSVANLLFLLAARSGDLTVVAVITALYPAGTVLLARGVLAERIHRGQLVGLGTAAVAVSLLALT, encoded by the coding sequence GTGATCGCTCTGCTGCTGGCCCTTGGCAGCTCACTCGCCTACGGGTGCGCCGACTTCCTCGGAGGGCTCGGCGCCCGGAAAGCCCATGTGCTGCGTACCGTGATGGTCGCGGCCCCGGCCAGTCTCGCGGTCGAGCTGCTGCTGTGGCCGGTGCTCGGCGCCTCGTTCAGCTCCGCGGCTTTCGGCTGGGGCGCCGCATCAGGTGTCGCCTCGGCCGCCGCGTTCGCCCTGCTCTACCGCACCCTGGCGATCGGCCCGATGAACGTACTGTCGCCCGTGACCGCGCTGGTGTCCGCCGCGCTGCCCGTCGGGGTGGGTCTGCTGCAGGGCGAGCACCTGGCCGCCGCCGGGCTGGTGGGACTGCCGCTCGCGCTGCTGGCGGTGGTGCTGGTCAGCGCCGGACACGGCGCGGGCTCGGCGCACCCCTCACGCACGGCGCTGCTGCTGGCCTTCGGCGCGGGCGCCGCCATCGCCCTCCAGCTCATATTCCTGCACCAGACGCCGTCCGACAGCGGGGTGGCCCCGCTGATCGTGGGCCGGGCGGTCTCCTCGGCCGTCACCCTGATCGCCGCGGGACTGATGCGCCGCAAACTGGGCTCCGAGCGGCCCGCATACGCGATGTCGGCAGCGGCGGGTGTGCTGGACTCCGTGGCGAACCTGTTGTTCCTGCTCGCCGCTCGCAGCGGAGACCTCACCGTCGTCGCCGTGATCACCGCTCTCTACCCGGCCGGCACGGTCCTTCTCGCCCGCGGTGTGCTCGCCGAACGCATCCACCGTGGCCAGCTCGTCGGCCTGGGCACCGCCGCCGTCGCCGTCAGCCTTCTCGCCCTGACCTGA
- a CDS encoding FMN-binding negative transcriptional regulator, whose protein sequence is MFVQPWDAGLDEAEWQTWIADGHDFGQLSVNGLPGHPPTVVPTHFTCDDRHLLIHLARPNPVWKAIEHDPNVVLTVIGDYAFIPGPWRAKADTPPTDGVPTSYYAAVQFACRASIVDEPEAKVELLRRQLAHFQPDGDHAPVAVDQPPYGRMLPGIRGLRLEVTDVVAKFKYDDHKPVEHRTAVAGRLTERGQGLDVPTARQQLRRLDRIGPWKP, encoded by the coding sequence ATGTTCGTCCAGCCCTGGGACGCCGGCCTCGACGAAGCCGAATGGCAGACATGGATAGCCGACGGCCACGACTTCGGACAGCTGAGTGTCAATGGCCTGCCCGGCCACCCGCCCACCGTGGTCCCCACCCACTTCACCTGCGACGACCGCCACCTCCTCATCCACCTCGCCCGACCCAACCCGGTCTGGAAGGCGATCGAGCACGACCCGAACGTCGTCCTCACCGTCATCGGCGACTATGCCTTCATCCCCGGTCCCTGGCGCGCCAAGGCCGACACCCCGCCCACCGACGGCGTGCCCACCAGCTACTACGCGGCGGTGCAGTTCGCCTGCCGCGCGAGCATCGTCGACGAGCCCGAGGCCAAGGTGGAGCTGCTGCGTCGTCAGCTCGCCCACTTCCAGCCGGACGGCGACCACGCCCCCGTCGCCGTCGACCAGCCTCCCTACGGCCGGATGCTGCCCGGCATCCGTGGCCTGCGCCTTGAAGTCACCGACGTGGTGGCCAAGTTCAAGTACGACGACCACAAGCCCGTGGAGCACCGCACCGCTGTCGCCGGCCGCCTCACCGAGCGCGGCCAGGGCCTGGACGTGCCCACCGCGCGCCAGCAGCTCCGCCGCCTGGACCGCATCGGCCCCTGGAAGCCCTGA
- a CDS encoding B3/4 domain-containing protein, with product MPAFRLASAVADAFPDTLIALVTATGLRGSEPWPDTAAALDDLEQRLADGTWQPADESDPRIEAWHTAYRSFGTNPRRVRPSVDALGRRVAKKGTLPRINPAVDSYNAVSVHHGLPAGAFDLDHVTGDVEIRYADGTESFTPLGEPGTIENPKPGEIIYADTTGVLTRHWNHRDAHRTRVTEDSTHVAFVLETLHADRDGDLLKVAAQELQGLLVPHAGQTAVYYLTPAHPQATA from the coding sequence ATGCCCGCCTTCCGCCTCGCCTCCGCCGTCGCAGACGCCTTCCCCGACACCCTCATCGCCCTGGTCACCGCCACCGGCCTGCGCGGCAGTGAACCCTGGCCCGACACGGCCGCCGCCCTGGACGATCTGGAGCAGCGGCTTGCCGACGGCACCTGGCAGCCGGCCGACGAGTCCGACCCCCGTATCGAGGCGTGGCACACCGCCTACCGCTCCTTCGGCACCAACCCGCGCCGCGTCCGCCCCAGCGTCGACGCGCTCGGTCGCCGCGTCGCGAAGAAGGGGACTCTGCCGCGTATCAACCCTGCCGTCGACTCCTACAACGCCGTCTCCGTCCATCACGGCCTGCCCGCCGGCGCCTTCGACCTGGACCACGTCACAGGCGATGTCGAGATCCGCTACGCGGACGGCACCGAATCCTTCACCCCGCTCGGCGAACCCGGCACCATCGAGAATCCCAAGCCCGGCGAGATCATCTACGCGGACACCACCGGCGTCCTGACCCGCCACTGGAACCACCGCGACGCCCACCGCACTCGCGTCACCGAGGACTCCACACACGTCGCCTTCGTCCTCGAAACCCTGCACGCCGACCGCGACGGGGACCTCCTCAAGGTCGCAGCGCAGGAGCTGCAGGGCCTGCTCGTCCCGCACGCCGGACAGACCGCCGTGTACTACCTGACCCCGGCACACCCCCAGGCCACTGCCTGA
- the sigJ gene encoding RNA polymerase sigma factor SigJ, with amino-acid sequence MIEDPFVAHRSLLFTVAYEMLGSAADAEDVLQESWLRWADVDQSQVRDPRAYLVRTVTRQALNRLRTMSRSREEYVGEWLPEPLLTSPDVAEDVELAESVSIAMLTVLETLGPTERAVFVLREVFELPYGEIAEATGKSAAAVRQIARRAREHVAARRPRVPVSRSEQQAVVERFLAALRTGQLQELLDVMAPDVVLIADGGGLAAAAPAPIHGAELVAKMLARPGRAVSAVWLNGAPAGRIEIDGRLAAVSLVVENGKVTRIHAMANPRKLTRLDEPAELAR; translated from the coding sequence ATGATCGAGGACCCGTTCGTCGCCCATCGCAGCCTGCTGTTCACGGTCGCCTACGAGATGCTCGGCTCGGCGGCCGACGCGGAGGACGTGCTGCAGGAATCCTGGCTGCGGTGGGCCGATGTCGACCAATCGCAGGTGCGTGACCCGCGGGCGTACCTCGTCCGAACCGTCACACGGCAGGCCCTCAACCGTCTGCGGACGATGTCGCGCAGCCGCGAGGAGTACGTCGGCGAGTGGCTGCCGGAGCCACTGCTGACCAGCCCCGACGTCGCCGAGGACGTCGAGCTCGCGGAGAGCGTCTCGATCGCGATGCTGACCGTGCTCGAAACGCTCGGGCCGACGGAGCGGGCGGTGTTCGTGCTCCGCGAGGTCTTCGAGCTGCCCTACGGCGAGATCGCCGAGGCGACGGGCAAGTCCGCGGCCGCGGTGCGGCAGATCGCGCGGCGGGCACGCGAGCATGTGGCGGCCCGGCGGCCGCGGGTGCCGGTGAGCCGGTCGGAGCAGCAGGCCGTGGTGGAGCGGTTCCTGGCCGCGCTGCGCACCGGCCAGTTGCAGGAACTGCTGGACGTCATGGCACCGGACGTGGTCCTGATCGCCGACGGCGGCGGGCTTGCGGCCGCTGCTCCGGCTCCGATCCACGGGGCCGAACTCGTGGCGAAGATGCTCGCTCGCCCGGGGCGGGCGGTGTCGGCCGTGTGGCTCAATGGCGCGCCCGCGGGCCGGATCGAGATCGACGGCCGACTGGCCGCGGTGAGCCTCGTGGTGGAAAACGGGAAAGTCACCCGGATCCACGCGATGGCAAACCCGCGGAAGCTGACGCGGCTGGATGAACCGGCCGAACTCGCCAGGTAG
- a CDS encoding carboxymuconolactone decarboxylase family protein encodes MTLRVPKAELPAELRENMIKQLGAVLEPTEVLWNNPKLAEANQEFSAKVAEWDAADASLKTFAHMAVAAQVGCSWCLDINYFLALNQNLDLAKASQVPRWRQSEVFTPLERDVLEYAEAMTNTPPTVTDELSKGLLDRLGPAALVELTVFIGFANLATRCNTAHGITSQGYSDACEIPLAARPETSGVASTA; translated from the coding sequence ATGACGCTACGCGTCCCGAAGGCCGAGCTCCCCGCCGAGCTCCGCGAAAACATGATCAAGCAGCTCGGTGCCGTGCTCGAGCCCACCGAGGTGCTGTGGAACAACCCCAAGCTCGCCGAGGCCAACCAGGAGTTCTCGGCCAAGGTGGCCGAGTGGGACGCGGCCGACGCGAGCCTCAAGACGTTCGCGCACATGGCCGTCGCGGCACAGGTCGGCTGCAGCTGGTGCCTCGACATCAATTACTTCCTCGCGCTGAACCAGAACCTGGACCTGGCCAAGGCGAGCCAGGTGCCGCGCTGGCGGCAGTCGGAGGTGTTCACGCCGTTGGAGCGCGACGTTCTCGAGTACGCCGAGGCCATGACGAACACGCCGCCGACCGTCACCGACGAGCTGTCGAAGGGTCTGCTCGACCGGCTCGGCCCGGCGGCGCTGGTCGAACTCACCGTGTTCATCGGCTTCGCCAACCTGGCGACCAGGTGCAATACGGCGCACGGGATCACGTCGCAGGGCTACTCCGATGCCTGCGAGATTCCGCTGGCCGCGCGTCCTGAGACGTCCGGCGTAGCGTCGACGGCATGA